The Caballeronia sp. M1242 nucleotide sequence AAAGACCGCGGTCGAAGAAGATGCGCTTGCCGAGTTGCGCGACGGCGCTCAGCTGCACCGTCGGCGGACGTTGCAACACGACAGGATGCGCGTTCGCGCCGGTCAGATTCTCGACGATATCGCCGATAGCCGCGGGCACGCGCGACGGCGCGACGACGGCATACGCGCCGAACGCGCCCGCCGCGACGATGAGCAGAGCGGCCACGCGAAGCGCGCGGCGCTTCCGGTTCGGTAGATCACTGGACTGGCCGAGAGCCGGATCGACGGTAGTGGACATGAACTGAAGAATACGAAAGCTTCGATGAAAACGCGTTGTCGCCGACAAGCGGCGACAACGAAAAGGTGAAAGGCGCACGCACGCACGGACGCGCCGTGAGTGCGTGCATGGCCAGGCTTAGATGGCCGGCACGGAAGCCACCGGCGAGCCGAGGTTCGGATCGACGAAGAGCTTCGCGTTGTTGCCCTTGCCGCTGAAGTCGAACATGCCCATGATGCTGCCCGCGGTCGCATCGAATGAGCCGCCGCCCAGACGCGCCGAGCCAAGCCAGTTGTCTTCGATAAAGCGCACCACGGAAGCCTGGCTGATCGGCGTGTGATCGACGTAGTTCACCTTCGCCCACGGCGAGATCACGAGGAACGGAATGCGCGTACCCGGACCGCAGCGGCCATTCACCGCGCCGCCGTTCACGCCGATCGGCGCCGCGCCCGAGCCGCACTTGCCCGCGCCGTTCAGCTGGTCGGCCTGCGCGTCGAACGAAGACGCGGTGGGCGTGGCGTACGCGTGGTCGTACCAGCCGTCCGAGTCGTCCCATGCGACGATCACGGCGGTGCTGTTCCAGTCCGGCTGCTGCTGCAGGAAGTTCACCACCTTCGCCGTGAACGCCTGTTCGTCGAGGGGGTCCGAATAGCCCGCGTGGCCGTCCTGGAACGCGGGCGCCTTCACGAAGCTCACCGACGGATAGTTGCCCGCCTTCACCGCCGCGAAGAAGTCGTCGCTGTCGTACTGATGGTTCGCGGGCTCCGGCGTCTTGCCGTCCGCTTCCACGGACGAGCCGATGGCCGCCGTCGAGCTCGGGCGCAAGTGCTGCGGATTGGCCGTCGACGCGTAGTACTGGAACCAGTTGTGATGCGGGATATAGTCGGCCGTCGCCTGTCCGACCACCGGCGATACCGTGCTGCGCTTGCAGCCGGTCGTGCCGTTGCCGTTCACGGTCGCGAGGTTGAAGCCGCCCATGAAGCCGCCCCACGTGATGTTCTTCGCGTTGAGCAGATCGCCGATGTTCTTCGAGGTCATCATCGCCTGATCGGTCGTGCTCGAGCAGATGTCGTAGCCGGGATCGACGTCGTTGATCATCGAGTAGCCGCCCTGACCGTCCGCGACATAGTACGAACCGGAGGCCGTCGTCATATTGAACACGGGCTTGCTCGCCTTGACGATCTGCATGCCGTTGTTCTGGCCCGACACCACTTCGAGCGCGCCCGGCGTCGACGGGCCGTAGGTGTCGGTGTAGGCGTTGTCGCTCATCGCAAATTTCTGCGCGTAGTTCCAGAGCGCGGCGACGGTGTTGCCGTCGAAATAGCCCATCACCTGACCGGCCGTGCCGAACGAACCCGCGCCGCCGCTCGAACCCTTACCCGTGTACTTCGGGAACAGGTCCGCCGCGCCGTTGTTGTAGGCCTGCTGCTCGGCGGTGTACGCGTGATTCTGGTCGGCAGTGGCCGCCTGCGTGCGGTCGAGGCGGAACGGATTGG carries:
- a CDS encoding phospholipase C codes for the protein MFRRALMVGASAAAAIGMYACGSDHNDTPQSAQNKLATATPIKHLVVIFNENVSFDHYFATYPNATNPAGEPAFTAAAGTPAVNGLSGTLLTANPNFTNTLNGAAAANPFRLDRTQAATADQNHAYTAEQQAYNNGAADLFPKYTGKGSSGGAGSFGTAGQVMGYFDGNTVAALWNYAQKFAMSDNAYTDTYGPSTPGALEVVSGQNNGMQIVKASKPVFNMTTASGSYYVADGQGGYSMINDVDPGYDICSSTTDQAMMTSKNIGDLLNAKNITWGGFMGGFNLATVNGNGTTGCKRSTVSPVVGQATADYIPHHNWFQYYASTANPQHLRPSSTAAIGSSVEADGKTPEPANHQYDSDDFFAAVKAGNYPSVSFVKAPAFQDGHAGYSDPLDEQAFTAKVVNFLQQQPDWNSTAVIVAWDDSDGWYDHAYATPTASSFDAQADQLNGAGKCGSGAAPIGVNGGAVNGRCGPGTRIPFLVISPWAKVNYVDHTPISQASVVRFIEDNWLGSARLGGGSFDATAGSIMGMFDFSGKGNNAKLFVDPNLGSPVASVPAI